The following are from one region of the Natronosporangium hydrolyticum genome:
- the recR gene encoding recombination mediator RecR, with protein MYEGAIQDLIDELGRLPGVGPKSAQRIAFHLLSADTADVDRLATSLRRVKELVRFCDTCFNVAESQQCRICRDARRSDEVLCVVEEPKDVVAIERTNEFRGRYHVLGGAINPLEGVGPDHLRVRELMARLAAGVVKELILATDPNTEGEATATYLALMVKPMGLKVTRLASGLPVGGDLEYADEVTLGRAFEGRRAV; from the coding sequence GTGTACGAGGGGGCGATCCAGGATCTGATCGACGAGCTCGGTCGGCTGCCCGGGGTGGGCCCCAAGAGTGCGCAGCGGATCGCGTTCCATCTGCTCTCGGCGGACACCGCCGATGTCGACCGGCTCGCTACCTCGCTGCGCCGGGTCAAGGAGCTGGTGCGGTTCTGCGACACCTGTTTCAACGTGGCGGAGTCGCAGCAGTGCCGGATCTGTCGGGATGCCCGGCGCAGCGACGAGGTCCTCTGTGTGGTGGAGGAGCCGAAGGACGTGGTGGCGATCGAGCGGACGAATGAGTTCCGGGGTCGCTATCACGTGCTCGGTGGGGCGATCAATCCATTGGAGGGGGTCGGGCCGGACCACCTGCGGGTGCGGGAGTTGATGGCCCGGCTCGCGGCGGGCGTGGTGAAGGAGCTGATCCTGGCCACCGATCCGAACACCGAGGGCGAGGCCACCGCAACGTATCTGGCGCTGATGGTCAAGCCGATGGGATTGAAGGTGACCAGGCTCGCCAGTGGCCTACCGGTCGGTGGTGATCTTGAGTATGCAGATGAGGTGACGCTCGGTCGGGCGTTCGAGGGCCGCCGCGCGGTCTGA
- a CDS encoding ABC transporter substrate-binding protein — protein MRVPRLKAAIAVGAAAAVALAGCAQSERDDDDDASVDTDATLIFGTAGEALTLDPTFASDGETMRVSRQVFDTLIQVAPGTTDIEPALATEWESDESGTEWTFTLRDDVQFHDGTDFNAEAVCSNFDRWHTLEGVAQEPSMSYYWQQMSGGFAENEPDRSDLGDPVYESCAATDEHTAVINLTRVTSRFPSLLVLSPFAMHSPTALAEHDASNVTGSAGEPNWPPYSLEHPTGTGPFVFESWDRATQEITLVRNEDYWGEPATIGRLIFKAIPDETGRRQALSAGEIHGYDLPSPADWDTLESEGMNLGVRETPVNLLYVAFTQNANEALEDLRVRQAIAHALNRQGLVDALMPEGAEVATQFQPPNLEGWNPDVPTYDYDPERAIQLLEDAGYSEGELELSFYWPTDVTRPYMPSPRSMIELFQQDLEDVGIVVEPVSLPWSPEYLADVQAGEADLHFLGWTGDYPEAYNFIGTWFSRALPAWGYEYEELWDRMSDADQTVDDEERFAIYEELNAMIMEFLPGVPVSHMPNGLVFADHVSGVEISPLAQERFATAQIAE, from the coding sequence ATGCGTGTTCCCCGGTTGAAGGCCGCCATCGCGGTCGGCGCCGCTGCCGCAGTGGCATTGGCTGGCTGCGCCCAGAGTGAGAGAGACGATGATGACGACGCGAGCGTCGATACCGACGCGACATTGATTTTCGGCACCGCTGGTGAAGCGTTGACCCTCGACCCCACCTTCGCCAGCGATGGCGAGACCATGCGGGTGTCCCGGCAGGTCTTCGACACGCTGATCCAGGTGGCGCCGGGGACGACCGACATCGAGCCGGCGCTGGCGACCGAGTGGGAGTCGGACGAGTCCGGCACCGAGTGGACCTTTACGTTGCGCGACGACGTGCAGTTCCACGATGGCACCGACTTCAATGCCGAGGCCGTCTGCAGCAACTTCGATCGGTGGCACACCCTTGAGGGCGTCGCCCAAGAGCCCAGCATGAGCTACTACTGGCAGCAGATGTCCGGTGGCTTCGCCGAGAACGAGCCGGACCGCAGCGACCTGGGCGACCCGGTGTATGAGTCGTGTGCGGCTACCGACGAGCACACCGCGGTGATCAACCTGACTCGGGTGACCAGCCGGTTCCCGTCGCTGCTGGTGTTGTCGCCGTTCGCGATGCACAGCCCGACCGCGTTGGCTGAGCATGACGCCTCCAACGTGACCGGTAGCGCGGGCGAGCCGAACTGGCCGCCGTACAGCTTGGAGCACCCGACCGGCACCGGGCCGTTCGTCTTCGAGAGCTGGGACCGCGCCACCCAGGAGATCACCCTGGTCCGCAACGAGGACTACTGGGGCGAGCCGGCCACCATCGGCCGGTTGATCTTCAAGGCGATCCCGGACGAGACCGGTCGCCGGCAGGCGCTGAGCGCTGGCGAGATCCACGGCTATGACCTGCCGTCGCCGGCCGACTGGGACACGCTGGAGTCGGAGGGCATGAACCTTGGGGTCCGGGAGACTCCGGTGAACCTGCTCTACGTCGCGTTCACCCAGAACGCGAACGAGGCCCTGGAGGACCTCCGGGTGCGGCAGGCGATCGCTCATGCGCTCAACCGGCAGGGGCTGGTGGACGCGCTGATGCCCGAGGGCGCCGAGGTCGCCACCCAGTTCCAGCCGCCGAACCTGGAGGGCTGGAACCCGGACGTGCCGACCTACGATTACGACCCGGAGCGGGCGATCCAGCTGCTTGAGGACGCCGGTTACAGCGAGGGTGAGCTGGAGCTCAGCTTCTACTGGCCGACCGACGTGACCCGGCCGTACATGCCGAGCCCGCGCAGCATGATCGAGCTGTTCCAGCAGGACCTGGAGGATGTCGGCATCGTGGTCGAGCCGGTGTCGTTGCCGTGGAGCCCGGAGTACCTGGCCGATGTCCAGGCCGGCGAGGCCGATCTGCACTTCCTCGGCTGGACCGGCGACTACCCGGAGGCCTACAACTTCATCGGTACCTGGTTCTCCCGCGCGTTGCCGGCGTGGGGGTACGAGTACGAGGAGCTGTGGGACCGGATGTCCGACGCGGACCAGACCGTGGACGATGAGGAGCGGTTCGCGATCTACGAGGAGCTCAACGCGATGATCATGGAGTTCCTGCCGGGCGTGCCGGTGTCGCACATGCCGAACGGACTCGTCTTCGCCGACCACGTCTCCGGTGTGGAGATCAGCCCGTTGGCGCAGGAGCGGTTCGCCACCGCACAGATCGCCGAGTAG
- a CDS encoding ABC transporter permease codes for MFRFVVRRLLQVIPTLAGLSVLLFIWLRSLPGGPETALLGDRATPEAREAIRARMGLDEPLLVQYGAYMRRVLSFDLGNSTMTQRPVVEEFLLRFPATVELTVVAMVIAIGAGVPLGYFAARRRGGPLDGLTVGGSMLGICTPIFFLAFLLKWVFGENLGWFPTTGRQTTGIDATHITNFFILDGILTQEWDAAWDAFLHLLLPGIAVASIPFAIIVRMTRASVLEVLNEDYVRTAEAKGLTTRVIRGRHVLRNALLPVVTAIGVLSGALLSGAVLTETVFAINGIGRFVYLAIQNADYPVLMAFITFIALAFVVINLLVDISYSIIDPRVRVH; via the coding sequence ATGTTTCGATTCGTCGTCCGGCGCCTGCTGCAGGTGATCCCCACGCTGGCAGGTCTGTCGGTCTTGTTGTTCATCTGGTTGCGGTCGCTGCCGGGAGGGCCGGAGACGGCGCTGCTCGGCGACCGGGCCACTCCGGAGGCGCGGGAGGCGATCCGGGCACGAATGGGCCTGGACGAGCCGCTGCTGGTGCAGTACGGCGCGTACATGCGCCGGGTGCTCAGCTTCGACCTCGGTAACTCAACGATGACCCAGCGGCCGGTGGTGGAGGAGTTCCTGCTCCGCTTCCCGGCCACCGTGGAGTTGACGGTGGTCGCGATGGTGATCGCCATCGGCGCGGGGGTGCCGTTGGGCTACTTCGCGGCCCGCCGCCGCGGCGGGCCGCTGGACGGGTTGACGGTCGGCGGGTCGATGCTCGGCATCTGCACCCCGATCTTCTTCCTCGCCTTCCTGCTGAAGTGGGTCTTCGGCGAGAACCTGGGCTGGTTCCCGACCACCGGGCGGCAGACCACCGGGATCGACGCCACCCACATCACCAACTTCTTCATCCTGGACGGCATCCTCACTCAGGAGTGGGACGCTGCCTGGGACGCGTTTCTGCATCTACTCCTGCCAGGCATCGCGGTCGCCAGCATTCCGTTCGCGATCATCGTCCGGATGACCCGGGCGAGCGTGCTGGAGGTGCTGAACGAGGACTATGTGCGGACCGCCGAGGCGAAGGGGCTGACCACCCGGGTGATCCGCGGCCGGCACGTGCTGCGTAACGCGCTGCTGCCGGTGGTTACCGCGATCGGCGTGCTCTCCGGGGCGCTGTTGTCGGGGGCGGTGCTGACCGAGACCGTCTTCGCGATCAACGGCATCGGACGGTTCGTCTATCTGGCGATCCAGAACGCCGACTATCCGGTGTTGATGGCCTTCATTACCTTCATCGCGCTGGCCTTTGTGGTGATCAACCTGCTGGTCGATATCTCATATAGCATTATCGATCCGAGGGTGAGGGTGCACTGA
- a CDS encoding ABC transporter permease has protein sequence MANEHPTPSGSDPATESTPEPAGLPAQRLPPGPIGRRRAEKLDRLGELAGAPPDERGESITRETLRRLRRSPMAITGAAIVLAFVILAFIGPVIAPHPPRAFVGLDQVRPGQIPGPSAEYWFGLDQLGRDVFSRLLVGAQQTLLVGVVATLIGFTVGAIIGGVAGAANALGGRIGGWIDSVLMRFIDMLLAMPPLLLAFSVAAVIGRSLWAVMIAVGVAAVPIFARLLRASMIAQAHRDYVLAATALGVKKRRIVVSHIFPNSLAPVIVQATLTLATAIIEAAALSFLGLGNPDTGVPEWGTMLAQAQDQLAVRPSLAIYPAVAIIITALGFTLLGEAMREALDPKLRR, from the coding sequence ATGGCGAACGAGCATCCGACACCCTCCGGATCCGACCCGGCCACGGAGTCGACGCCGGAGCCGGCCGGCCTGCCGGCGCAGCGGCTGCCACCGGGGCCGATCGGCCGCCGCCGGGCCGAGAAGCTGGACCGGTTGGGGGAGCTGGCGGGAGCACCGCCGGATGAGCGGGGCGAGAGCATCACCCGGGAGACGCTACGGCGGCTGCGGCGCAGCCCGATGGCGATCACCGGCGCGGCGATCGTGCTGGCCTTCGTGATCCTGGCGTTCATCGGACCGGTCATCGCGCCGCATCCGCCCCGGGCGTTTGTGGGGTTGGATCAGGTCCGGCCCGGGCAGATCCCTGGCCCCAGCGCCGAGTACTGGTTCGGGCTGGACCAGCTGGGCCGAGACGTCTTCAGCCGGCTGCTGGTCGGGGCGCAGCAGACGCTGCTGGTCGGGGTGGTCGCCACCCTGATCGGGTTCACCGTCGGAGCGATCATCGGCGGCGTCGCCGGCGCCGCGAACGCGCTGGGTGGCCGGATCGGCGGCTGGATCGACTCGGTGCTGATGCGCTTCATCGACATGCTGCTGGCGATGCCGCCGCTGCTGCTGGCGTTCAGCGTGGCGGCGGTGATCGGGCGGAGCCTGTGGGCGGTGATGATCGCGGTCGGGGTGGCGGCGGTGCCGATCTTCGCCCGACTGCTGCGAGCATCGATGATCGCCCAGGCGCACCGCGACTATGTGCTCGCCGCGACCGCGCTCGGGGTGAAGAAACGCCGGATCGTGGTGAGTCATATCTTCCCGAACTCGCTGGCCCCGGTGATCGTGCAGGCGACGCTGACGCTCGCCACCGCGATCATCGAGGCGGCGGCGCTGTCGTTCCTCGGGCTGGGGAACCCGGACACCGGGGTGCCGGAGTGGGGCACGATGCTCGCCCAGGCGCAGGACCAGTTGGCGGTCCGGCCGTCGCTGGCGATCTATCCGGCGGTGGCGATCATCATCACTGCGCTCGGCTTCACGCTGCTGGGCGAGGCGATGCGGGAGGCCCTCGACCCGAAACTGCGGAGGTGA
- a CDS encoding ABC transporter ATP-binding protein translates to MAGGDSGPQPHGQHPLLEVADLSVVFRRRGQRDIRAVDGVSFTVEPGQIVGLVGESGCGKSVTSLAITGLLPTRGVELGGAARFDGADLLTMSPAERRDLRGRDIAMVFQDPISSLNPVVPIGVQVAEVLTRHRGMARGAAKRESADLLDRVGIPDPTRRLKEYPHQLSGGMRQRALIAMAVACQPRLLIADEPTTALDVTIQAQILELLKDLVRDLNTALIMITHDLGVVAGMCDTVNVLYAGRVVETAARRPLFAQPHHPYTVGLLGSIPRLDGARGEPLTPIPGSVRDLLPWHEGCAYAPRCPRREEQCLDGPPELTPEPDGRVYRCINPDLTGGPARTTVEVSS, encoded by the coding sequence ATGGCGGGCGGGGATTCGGGTCCCCAACCCCATGGTCAACACCCGTTGCTGGAGGTGGCGGACCTCTCGGTCGTGTTCCGCCGGCGAGGGCAGCGGGACATCCGGGCGGTCGACGGCGTCTCGTTCACGGTCGAACCCGGCCAGATCGTCGGCCTGGTCGGCGAGTCCGGCTGCGGCAAGAGCGTCACCTCGCTGGCGATCACCGGGCTGCTGCCGACCCGCGGCGTCGAACTCGGCGGCGCTGCCCGGTTCGACGGCGCCGACCTGCTGACGATGTCCCCGGCCGAACGCCGCGACCTGCGCGGCCGGGACATCGCCATGGTCTTCCAGGATCCGATCTCGTCGCTGAACCCGGTGGTACCGATCGGGGTGCAGGTCGCCGAGGTGTTGACCCGGCACCGGGGGATGGCCCGCGGCGCCGCCAAGCGGGAATCGGCCGACCTGCTCGACCGGGTCGGCATCCCCGACCCGACCCGCCGACTCAAGGAGTACCCGCACCAGCTCTCCGGCGGGATGCGGCAGCGTGCGCTGATCGCGATGGCGGTCGCCTGCCAGCCGCGGTTGCTGATCGCCGACGAGCCGACCACGGCGCTCGATGTCACCATCCAGGCGCAGATCCTGGAACTGCTGAAGGACCTGGTCCGGGACCTGAACACCGCGCTCATCATGATCACGCACGATCTGGGGGTGGTCGCCGGCATGTGTGACACCGTCAACGTGCTCTACGCCGGCCGGGTGGTGGAGACCGCCGCCCGCAGGCCGCTCTTCGCCCAGCCCCATCACCCGTACACCGTGGGCCTGCTCGGCTCCATCCCTCGGCTCGACGGGGCGCGGGGCGAACCGCTCACCCCGATCCCCGGCTCGGTGCGGGACCTGCTGCCCTGGCACGAGGGTTGCGCGTACGCGCCGCGCTGCCCGCGCCGGGAGGAGCAGTGCCTCGACGGCCCGCCGGAGCTGACGCCGGAACCGGACGGCCGGGTGTACCGGTGTATCAACCCGGATTTGACCGGCGGCCCAGCTCGGACCACAGTGGAGGTCAGCTCATGA
- a CDS encoding ABC transporter ATP-binding protein — protein MSAPLLEVRNLKVHYPITSGIIFDRVVGQVRAVDGVDLTIPKGQTYGLVGESGCGKSTLGKAVLRLAPVTEGSVQFDGTDITTLQGERLRAMRQRMQMIFQDPMSSLDPRQNVESILTEGLAAHGIGKNRAQQREIIGETLDRVGLPRWALSRYPHEFSGGQRQRIGIARALALGPDLIIADEPVSALDVSIQAQVVNLLDELQDSLGLTYLVIAHDLAVVRHISDTVGVMYLGALVEEAPSDDLYAEPLHPYTRALMSAVPVPDPDVEDRRERILLAGDLPSPSNPPPGCRFHTRCPWAQPERCADERPELVEIRPGHRVACHWVNEIADGRIQRHEVTPELTKPDDDAAASAPTVETVHVP, from the coding sequence ATGAGCGCGCCGTTGCTGGAGGTGCGGAACCTCAAGGTTCATTATCCGATCACCAGCGGCATCATCTTCGACCGGGTGGTGGGGCAGGTCCGGGCGGTCGACGGCGTCGACCTGACCATTCCCAAAGGCCAGACGTACGGGTTGGTGGGCGAGTCCGGCTGCGGAAAATCCACTCTGGGCAAGGCGGTGCTGCGGCTGGCGCCGGTGACCGAGGGGTCGGTCCAATTCGACGGTACCGATATCACCACGCTGCAGGGCGAGCGGCTGCGGGCGATGCGGCAGCGGATGCAGATGATCTTTCAGGACCCGATGTCCAGCCTGGACCCCCGGCAGAACGTCGAGTCGATCCTCACCGAGGGCCTCGCCGCGCACGGCATCGGCAAGAACCGGGCGCAGCAGCGGGAGATCATCGGCGAGACGCTGGACCGGGTCGGGCTGCCCCGGTGGGCGCTGTCGCGCTACCCGCACGAATTCTCCGGCGGGCAGCGGCAGCGGATCGGCATCGCCCGGGCGCTGGCCTTGGGCCCGGATCTGATCATCGCCGACGAGCCGGTCTCCGCGCTGGACGTGTCGATCCAGGCGCAGGTGGTGAACCTGCTCGACGAGCTGCAGGATTCGCTGGGGCTCACCTACCTGGTGATCGCCCATGATCTAGCGGTGGTGCGTCACATCTCGGACACGGTCGGCGTGATGTACCTGGGGGCGCTGGTGGAGGAGGCCCCCTCCGACGACCTCTACGCCGAGCCGCTGCACCCGTACACCCGGGCGCTGATGTCGGCGGTGCCGGTGCCGGACCCGGATGTGGAGGACCGGCGGGAGCGGATCCTGCTCGCCGGCGACCTGCCGTCGCCGTCGAACCCGCCGCCGGGCTGCCGTTTCCACACCCGCTGCCCGTGGGCGCAGCCGGAGCGGTGCGCCGACGAGCGGCCGGAGCTGGTGGAGATCCGCCCGGGGCACCGAGTGGCCTGCCACTGGGTGAACGAGATCGCCGACGGCCGGATCCAGCGCCACGAGGTAACGCCGGAGCTGACCAAGCCGGACGACGACGCCGCCGCGAGCGCCCCCACCGTCGAGACGGTCCACGTCCCGTAA
- a CDS encoding type II toxin-antitoxin system Phd/YefM family antitoxin — translation MSVVASRELRNDTAGVLRRVAAGEEVIVTVSGEPVAKLSPLAPARRRWLPRAEVASRLRGAQADPGLRDDLAELAGDTTDDLGPIR, via the coding sequence ATGTCTGTAGTAGCGTCGCGGGAACTTCGCAATGACACCGCTGGAGTCCTGCGCCGCGTCGCGGCCGGCGAAGAGGTCATCGTTACCGTGAGCGGTGAGCCGGTGGCGAAGTTGTCTCCGCTCGCGCCAGCGCGCCGACGTTGGCTGCCTCGGGCGGAGGTGGCGTCCCGGCTGCGGGGTGCCCAGGCTGACCCTGGGCTGCGGGACGACCTTGCCGAGCTCGCTGGCGACACCACCGATGATCTCGGCCCGATCCGGTGA
- a CDS encoding type II toxin-antitoxin system VapC family toxin — protein MTPARGLLDTSVFIAAESGRPLAENRLPAELATTVVTLAELQAGVLAAGNVETRAQRMATLDLLSEIQVLPVDQAAGRMWAQLRAYLAAEGRRIRVNDLWIAAIAATRGLPVVTQDDDFDAVDGVAGVSVIRV, from the coding sequence GTGACGCCGGCTCGGGGCCTGCTGGATACCTCTGTCTTCATCGCCGCTGAGTCCGGACGTCCGCTAGCCGAAAACAGGCTGCCCGCCGAGTTGGCGACGACCGTGGTCACCCTGGCCGAGCTGCAGGCAGGGGTGCTAGCAGCCGGGAACGTCGAGACCAGGGCGCAACGGATGGCCACGCTCGACCTGCTCTCCGAGATCCAAGTCCTGCCGGTCGACCAGGCAGCTGGTCGCATGTGGGCGCAGCTTCGGGCCTATCTCGCTGCTGAGGGGCGACGGATTCGAGTGAACGACCTGTGGATCGCCGCCATCGCGGCGACGCGCGGACTCCCGGTCGTCACCCAGGATGACGACTTCGATGCGGTCGACGGGGTTGCGGGGGTTTCGGTCATCCGGGTCTGA
- a CDS encoding ATP-binding cassette domain-containing protein, whose translation MNAVLEAVSQGYGSTVVLDRLSMSLRPGITALAGPNGAGKTTLLRTLATIVPPRSGSVTIDGRAVDGERAARTVRSQIGYLPQRFGFDPHMRVVDFVTYGAWLRGVPARDRSRAVSEALEMVDLISLRRTRMRKLSGGMRQRAGIAWAVAGRPRLVLLDEPTVGLDPRQRLHFRKIVAGLNDTVVVLSTHLIDDIAATCDRVIVLHGGRVKFDGAVADLAATSTNDLPGHTELERAYMALLPTEEQHL comes from the coding sequence ATGAACGCGGTGCTTGAGGCAGTTTCGCAGGGGTACGGAAGCACAGTGGTGTTGGACCGACTCAGCATGTCGCTGCGGCCAGGGATTACCGCGCTGGCTGGTCCCAACGGGGCTGGAAAGACGACTCTGCTGCGAACCTTGGCGACGATCGTGCCACCCCGATCCGGTTCAGTCACCATCGACGGACGAGCAGTCGATGGTGAACGTGCCGCCCGTACGGTACGGAGCCAGATCGGTTACCTACCACAGAGGTTCGGGTTCGACCCGCACATGCGGGTCGTCGACTTTGTTACCTACGGAGCATGGCTACGGGGCGTGCCGGCCCGCGATCGGAGCAGAGCGGTTTCCGAGGCGTTGGAGATGGTCGATCTCATTTCGCTGCGACGAACCAGAATGCGCAAGCTCTCTGGTGGTATGCGGCAGCGGGCGGGTATTGCCTGGGCGGTAGCCGGTCGTCCCAGACTAGTGCTACTGGACGAGCCCACAGTTGGCCTAGACCCTCGACAACGACTACACTTCCGAAAGATCGTCGCTGGCCTCAACGACACAGTGGTGGTCCTCAGCACACATCTGATTGACGACATCGCCGCGACCTGCGACCGCGTCATCGTGCTGCATGGCGGACGTGTCAAGTTCGACGGGGCCGTGGCCGACTTGGCCGCAACCAGCACCAACGACCTCCCAGGCCATACCGAACTGGAACGCGCTTACATGGCTCTGCTTCCTACCGAAGAACAGCACCTCTGA